Proteins encoded together in one Paenibacillus sp. window:
- a CDS encoding DMT family transporter: MKGWIFAIMGGAFIALQGAANARIGRDIGTWQAASLTQLTGFVAALLVYLIVRDGQWRALNQVRPAYLSGGALAAIVIFGNVTAINHVGLTLSVAAVLIAQLCVTFFIEGRGWFGIPKQRMRLPHFLGIGLMVAGVLLLKL, translated from the coding sequence ATGAAAGGTTGGATATTCGCCATTATGGGCGGCGCGTTCATCGCGCTGCAGGGGGCGGCCAACGCCCGGATCGGCCGGGATATCGGAACATGGCAGGCCGCGTCGCTCACGCAGCTCACCGGATTCGTCGCCGCGCTGCTCGTATACTTGATCGTGCGCGACGGCCAGTGGCGGGCATTGAATCAGGTGCGCCCGGCGTACCTCTCCGGCGGGGCGCTTGCGGCGATCGTTATCTTCGGCAACGTCACCGCCATCAACCACGTGGGTTTGACGCTTTCGGTCGCGGCGGTGCTCATCGCCCAGCTGTGCGTCACGTTTTTCATCGAAGGACGCGGATGGTTCGGCATCCCGAAGCAGCGCATGCGGCTGCCTCACTTCCTCGGCATCGGCCTGATGGTCGCCGGCGTGCTGCTGCTCAAATTATAA